The genome window GTCCATGACTTTTGATCTGATGAATTCGAAAGCTGTGCTGGCTCTGCCCTGAGGAGCACAGCGAGGAACCAGGCTTGACTGGCTTCGTTGGCCGCCTGCTGCTGCCTAGAGACTTGAGGGCCGCTCCCCATGTGGTCTGTGTGACTCTGTGGGAGGCTCTTGTGTTCCTTTGGTTTTTACCACAGGCCTGTGACCCAGAAATCTCCCTGAAGAAATAGCTCTGTAGAGGGGATGTCCCACACTGAAGAGCCCTGCTCTGTCCCCGGCCCACCTCACTGCAGGCTCCAGGCTTCTCGCCGTTGAAGTGCTTCTCTGCTTCCAGAACAAGGGAGGCTTGGCACAGTGCAGCAGTGGGCACCTGGATCCGTCATGGGAGAAAATAACTCGTGTCGTTCCCTCCTACAGAGCATCGCAACATGCCCCAGGCAGATGCCATGGTGCTGGTGGCCAGAAATTATGAGCGCTACAAGAATAACCGTCGGGAGAAGGAACGTGAGGAGATTGCCCGACAGGCAGCCAAGATGGCTAATGAAGCCATTCTCCAGGAAAGAGATCGTGGAGGCCCTGAGGAGGGAGGTCGTGGGGGGCACCCTCCAGCCATGCAGAGCCTCATCAACCTCCTGGCAGACAACAGATACCTCACTGCCGAGGAGACAGACAAGATCATCAACTACCTGCGGGAGCGGAAGGAGCGGCTCCTGAGGAGCAGCGCCGACTCTCTGCCTGGTGAGCTACGTGGCAGGGCCGAGGTGAAGTTCTCACTCTGCATTTCTCTCCTCCTGTGCTCTGGCGGGAGGGTGGCATGCCCGGGCTTCTCGGGTGGGTAAGGGAAATGAGCCATCCATGGGCTTCTCCCACAGGCCGTGCACGCTGGTGATGCTGTTAATGAGGCTCCAGAGTCACTGCTGAGCTCTGCTCCCTGGAGTTGGGCTAGCGGGGGGTAAACTAGTATTGTTGGCACCCGGAAGCCATGATGGATGGccgttgtttatttatttatcccttTTTTCTAGCAATTTTCTGGGGCACTGGGCTGCTTTCTGTGAAACAGTCCATATCCTGAGATGGCCCTTTTGGAATTTGATGATGTTATTGTCTGTACTGTATGATTGTTGTGATGTATGATTGCTGTTCTTCCTTTGGCTGCCCGGCCTCCTGCCCTTAGGGGGCACTCTCAACCAGATgcctccctcttctgtcttccaggcCCGATTTCCCGCCAGCCACTCGGGGCGGCCTCGGGTACCTCGCTGAAGACACAAGCAAGTTCCCAACCGCTTCAGAGCGGCCAAGTGCTCCCCTCTGCTACACCCACTCCAGCCgcaccccccacctcccagcaaGAGCTTCAGGCcaaaatcctcagcctcttcAATAGTGGCACGGTTGCGGCCAACAGCAGCTCTGCATCCCCCTCAGTTGCTGCCGGAACCTCCCAGAACCAGAATTTTTCCACAGCAGCAAACAGCCAGCCTCAGCAAAGACCACAGGCCTCAGGAAACCAGCCTCCAAACATGGTGGGACAGGCAGGGTCTGCTCGGAACATGGGCCCCAGGCCTGGGGCTCCTCCTTCCCAAGGGCTCTTCGGTCAGCCTTCCAGTCGCCTGGCACCTGCCAGCAACATGGCTAGCCAGAGGTCTGTCTCTTCCACAGGTATTAACTTTGACAATCCGAGTGTGCAGAAGGCTCTGGACACCCTGATCCAGAGTGGCCCTGCCCTCTCCCACCTGGTGAGCCAGACTGCAGCACAGGTGGCACGGCCCCAGGCCCCCATGGGCTCTTACCAGAGGCATTACTGAGGCTCCAGCGGTCGGTCCACTGTCCTTAGTCCCTTTCCCTCCCACTTCATCCTAAGTAGAGATGTTTGGAAGTGGTGTTCACACTCTCCGGAGGGGTCGACATCAGATATCCTAAGTTTCTCGCTCCGCTCCTTCCTGCGGCTGTTGCTTACCACTTAACAGAATCAGAACTTAGACTGCTCTCGGAGCTGTATCTTTTGTTTGGGTAGAAAATAAGTATCCCTGGAGTCTAGGCTCAGCTTTTGTCTGATGGGGTTGCTCTGGTCCCTGCTTGGtggatttgaaggaaaaaaaaggaagaagccaaacccTGGCTGCCCCAGTTTTTGGAGCACCATTTGTGGAGTCAGTGGTCACAGCCTTTGTTTCCACCTCCACACATGAGCTAGAACTGAGCTGCCTGGCTCACAGAGGATCAGGTTGGCCTCGGCAGGCAGTGTCATCACTGTCTCATCAGAGAACGGAACTCCACTCAGGACTCAGATTGGCTACTCGGAATTGGGGAAGAGCGCCATGGCAGCCGCAGAAGAGAGGACTCTTGTGCCTGCGTCAGAATGGTCCCTTGGGGGTGGTTGGTTTTGTAGTTTTCCATTTTCCTGGAGGGTCTCCAGATGAGTGAGCGGCTCACTCAGCACTTTGACGTGAACTGTGACTGGGACCCACTGCTCCCCACAGCGTTAGTCAGCACCTTTCTGTCCAGCAGCACCCGGTTGGTCAGTCGGTAAGCACTGAGAGGGCAGCTCCAGACTCTGGCACTGGACACCATGTTTCCAGTGGTTTATTCTTTGCCCCGGGCTTTTGTGTTCCTCCAGACCCCTGTTCCCTTTCTGATGAGTAGGGACCATTGATGTGGGACTGTGGGAGCTGGAGATGTCCTCAGACAGCATTCGTAACTTCTGAGACAGAGGGCACTTGGGCACTTGGAGGGCTCTGGCTGCCACCTTGAATGGAGCCAAAGGAATGCACCTTTTCCTTTGGCAAAGACTGCTCATTAGAACCCTGTGGATCaaatctgggggagaggagggccTGGCAAGGCAAGCAAGTGGTAGCTCCAGCTGAGTCCCTTGCCAGGGCCTGAGCAAACCAGTTTCAAAATCCAAGGTCCCCAAATGGCAGCAGTTTATGTTCTGATCTGTTCGTGTTAAATGgtgggttttttccccctctttggaACTCTTGTGTTgttgataaaatgaaataattactttttaattaaaataagaaagtcaGACCTGTGCTCATCTTTCTTGGGTGTATCTGCAGCACTTTGCAGAGCACTTCCCCCAAGAGCAGGCCGTCATATCTCTGCACCAGCTTGAAGCTCGGTGTGCTGCCCACCTAGTGAGAAGTGTTAGTCAAGGCACAGAGCAGAAGCCTGCCGCCAAGGCCTGTCctgctctgcatctgcttctgggAGAGACAGCATATCAGCAAGTGTGTCCAAAACTTACTAGAGGGAAGGAAGCCATGGTGAGGAGCCTTGATGGATGGTGGTTGAGGCAGGGGCATTCCTCTTTTGCTTTCATCTCTGTTGCTGCCCATGGTGCAGGAGTTTGGCAGTTCTATAGTCAGAACCTGAACGCCTTGAAGAGCCTTTAATACACGTGGCATCAATGTCCCAAGCTTCCTCTAGAGACTCACTGCCTCCCGGAGAATACCATACGACCTGACATCTAGGAAGCTCCTCCTGGCTCAGGCACAGGGCCCCAAAGCTGGTGTAATCACTTCTGTGAGCAGAGAGGACAGTTTCCCACCCGAGTCCTGTTCTGACTGGATATGGGGGCCCACATATAAAATCCCTAGCACTTCAAAGGTAGAGGCGAGAGGATTGGAAGTTccagatcatccttggctacatagccaagttccaaggcagcctaGGCTCCATgaccactcaaaaaaaaaaaaaaatctctcttgaCAGTGGATTTGACTTCATCCCGAAGTGTCCAAACCGTACCCCTTAGGCTATCAAGGgtgtaataaaattatttttattgcattgtgtGCAGACAGGTatctaaaaaaattaacacaGTAAAAGCCTTAAAGCATTAAATGGGAGCATTCAACAGTAAAGGAAAGAACCGACCCTCTCCTTTGCATATTGGCACAAAGAACACAAGATCAATACCGAGGCAGGATGCGAAATACCAAAACACTAAAATTAAAGGCAGGcctaataataatagtaataacgaTAAATACTCTTGATTTGGCTTGCAACCTCTCCTATTTACAAGGGTTTTGGACTGCATTGCATTGCCCTGCACATAGGTCGGCTGAAACAAAAGCAACACTCGTTCTCACTACCAGGCTATTGAAATATTGCACTCAGTAAAAGTCACCTGGGTGGACATGGAACATCTAGCTACAGTGATTATAAAGGTGACTTGAACGACACAAGGTTCATAACAAATATTGCACATGGAGCACAGAaaaattgggtttttgttgtGGGATGTTTGTTTTCATCAACGGAAACTTTGCTCTTGCCAACCAGAGTCTGGGCCCAGGTAGTGCAACTTTGGTTCCCTAATTGGTGTTGGTACAGCCTCCTCCCCTTTGGCGCAGCCCCTCTCTGGCCCCAAAAGGCAAGACCATGGCAAGGGAGGGCAGTCTTGAAGGATGATGGGCCCTGGGTTCTACACTTCCAACTTCATGGCTACTGCCTGGAAGAATGAATATCCGGTCCCCATCAAATCTCAGAGGGGCGGGCCTTGGGCCCAGCAGCCGAGCAGCAGACCTCCGGCCCTGCCACTGGCCACACCTGATCTTGTCTAGATGGTACCAAGCTGCAACTCTCTGCTTTGGGCTCAAGGGAACGAGGTGGTGAGGTCAGCTAGTGGCCCCAGCCCTGGAGGGCAGGATGTCTAACTAGGTGCGCAGGCCAGGGCCCTGGGGCTGGAGGCACTGTACCCAGTCCCAGAGGGCGCTTAAAGGAGCATGCAGTGCCTGTCCCCTTAGTAACGTGCCCTAGGGGAAGGGAACGGCCAAACGCCTTTCTAAGGGCTGAGGGCACCGCCCCACAGGTGGGGCTGGTGGAGCGGAAGCGCCAAGGACGAGTTAGGGAAGCCAAAGGCCTTGAGtccaagtcagaagagggcagagaaGCGCGAGGAACAACGGAGCCCACGTGACTCGAGCCCTACTCCAGGACCTGGTGTCTGGGAGACGTAGCTAAGGACCTGCTGCCAGGCAGCAAGGCCCAGCTCCAGAGCACTCAGTAGGCAGCCGGGTCCCCAGGCAGGACCTGCAGATGGGGACCAAGGGAGGGAACATCAGAGGTTGCCCGGGCCTCCTGGTGAGTCGGTCTAGACTGGCATTGGCCCCTCGGCCCTCGCCTGTCCCAGGGAGGAAACTGGGGAGGGGGTGCCTTCCAGCTCCACGAATTCAGTCTTTGGCGAGGAGCCATGGGACATGGGGAGCAGGCAGCAAGCCAACAGAGGAGAGACGCCTGCTCCTCCGCGAAGGCACCGGGCGGGGCTTCCTCGGTGGGCGCGGGCCTCGGTTTCTCCCCATGGAGGGGCGACCCCTCGCTCTCCTGGCCGCCAGAAAGCTCGCATCCACCGAAGCCGGCCGCCGTCTCACCTGTGTTTGCCAAGAACTGGAGGGAAAAGAGGGAAGCCCAGGGCGTgaacagggaagggagaggagagcgCGGGCCTCAAAGCACTTGGCTCTCCGCTCCGGCGCGCCGGGAAACCTGGCTCCCCGGGCTGCCGCCTCCCTGGGCGCCCGCAGCAGCGAGAGCGCGGCCGTGGCGAGGAGTCCGTTGCGCTTCTAGTTAAAAGAAATATGGGGACATTAAAAATACACGCGATGTCTCCTGTACACTATGTATAGCGCGGCCGGCCGGTGCCCAGGCTCGGCGACCAGGGTCCCGGGGAACGCGGCGGGGCGTGGGGAGGGACGGGCCCGGGGCTGCCCGGCCCAGGACCGCGGTTCCGCTCCTCTCCACGCCACCTCGCCACCTTTATTG of Peromyscus maniculatus bairdii isolate BWxNUB_F1_BW_parent chromosome 4, HU_Pman_BW_mat_3.1, whole genome shotgun sequence contains these proteins:
- the Ncoa5 gene encoding nuclear receptor coactivator 5 isoform X1 gives rise to the protein MNTAPSRPSPTRRDQYGFGDSRDTRRDRSPIRGSPRRESRDGRNGRDARDSRDIRDPRELRDHRDSRDIRDHRDSRNIRDARDLRDFRDFRDLRDSRDFRDHRDPVYDRYRDIRDSRDPLYRREGSYDRYLRMDDYYRRKDDSYLDRYRDSFDGRGPRAKERLKREERRREELYRQYFEEIQRRFDAERPVDCSVIVVNKQTKDYAESVGRKVRDLGMVVDLIFLNTEVSLSQALEDVSRGGSPFAIVITQQHQIHRSCTVNIMFGTPQEHRNMPQADAMVLVARNYERYKNNRREKEREEIARQAAKMANEAILQERDRGGPEEGGRGGHPPAMQSLINLLADNRYLTAEETDKIINYLRERKERLLRSSADSLPGPISRQPLGAASGTSLKTQASSQPLQSGQVLPSATPTPAAPPTSQQELQAKILSLFNSGTVAANSSSASPSVAAGTSQNQNFSTAANSQPQQRPQASGNQPPNMVGQAGSARNMGPRPGAPPSQGLFGQPSSRLAPASNMASQRSVSSTGINFDNPSVQKALDTLIQSGPALSHLVSQTAAQVARPQAPMGSYQRHY